The Actinopolyspora erythraea genome has a segment encoding these proteins:
- the gcvP gene encoding aminomethyl-transferring glycine dehydrogenase, with the protein MTDERIPLAALEHGTPFADRHVGPMPAELARMLDVIGVGSLEELGEQAVPPGIRERDTRMALPEPATEAESLDELRELADSNNPHVEMIGLGYHPTITPPVIRRNVLENPAWYTAYTPYQPEISQGRLEALLNFQTMVADLTGVPVSNASMLDESTAAAEGMTLVRRAGRSKSPRFVVDTDALPQTISVIETRAEPLGIEIVHADLSQGVAGLPEGEFFGALLAYPGASGAVRDHEEVIAEVHRRGGMAVVSADLLALTLLRAPGEIGADVVVGTSQRFGVPMGFGGPHAGYMAVRKGVERQLPGRLVGVSVDVDGNQAYRLALQTREQHIRREKATSNICTAQVLLAVVASMYAVYHGPEGLRAIATRTHRMATVLAEQLRRGGVEVCHDDFFDTVLTRVPGRADEVVAAARRNGVNLRRVDADHVGISCDETTTRQRLASVWHAFGLADDELTPVDELDTLVSDALPAALQRTTEYLTHPVFHRHRSETALLRYLRGLSDSDVALDRSMIPLGSCTMKLNAAAEMEPITWPAFGELHPFAPAEDAAGILRVVEDLRNWLAEITGYDTVSLQPNAGSQGEFAGLLAIRAYHRQRGQQQRDVCLIPASAHGTNAASAVMAGLRVVVVRCDDAGNIEMDHLRELVDKHRDELAAIMITYPSTHGVYENTVQDVCGLVHDAGGQVYVDGANLNALIGLARMGKFGADVSHLNLHKTFCIPHGGGGPGVGPIGVREHLSPFLPNHPLQPQAGPETGVGPISSAPWGSASILPISWAYVRMMGSDGLRRATLTAVASANYVAKRLHDYFPVLYTGSGGLVAHECILDLREITKEAGVSVDDVAKRLADYGLHAPTMSFPVAGTLMVEPTESENLAELDRFCDAMIAIRAEIDKVAAGTWSVEDNPLVNAPHTAASLAGEWEHPYSRWEAAYPTGSPENKIWPPVRRIDQAHGDRNLVCSCPPMSAYEG; encoded by the coding sequence ATGACCGACGAACGTATACCGTTGGCCGCTCTCGAGCACGGAACCCCGTTCGCCGACCGCCACGTTGGCCCCATGCCGGCTGAGCTGGCTCGGATGCTCGATGTGATCGGTGTCGGTTCCCTCGAAGAGCTCGGCGAGCAAGCCGTCCCGCCCGGAATCCGGGAGCGGGACACGCGGATGGCGTTGCCGGAACCGGCCACCGAGGCCGAGTCCCTCGACGAACTGCGCGAACTCGCCGACAGCAACAACCCGCACGTGGAGATGATCGGCCTCGGCTACCATCCCACCATCACTCCTCCGGTGATCCGCCGCAACGTGCTGGAGAACCCGGCCTGGTACACCGCCTACACGCCGTACCAGCCCGAGATATCCCAGGGGCGACTGGAAGCCCTGCTGAATTTCCAGACGATGGTCGCCGACCTCACCGGCGTCCCGGTCTCCAACGCCTCGATGCTCGACGAGTCCACGGCCGCGGCGGAGGGGATGACCCTGGTGCGGCGCGCGGGCCGCTCGAAGTCCCCCCGGTTCGTCGTGGACACCGACGCGCTGCCGCAGACCATCTCGGTCATCGAGACACGCGCCGAACCGCTCGGCATCGAGATCGTCCACGCCGACCTCTCCCAGGGGGTCGCGGGGTTGCCGGAGGGGGAGTTCTTCGGCGCACTGCTGGCATACCCCGGTGCGTCCGGTGCGGTGCGCGACCACGAGGAGGTCATCGCCGAGGTGCACCGTCGCGGCGGCATGGCCGTGGTGTCGGCCGACCTGCTGGCGTTGACGCTGCTGCGCGCTCCCGGCGAGATCGGTGCCGACGTCGTGGTGGGAACCAGTCAGCGCTTCGGGGTTCCGATGGGCTTCGGTGGGCCGCACGCGGGCTACATGGCGGTCCGCAAGGGTGTGGAGCGCCAGCTTCCCGGCAGGCTGGTCGGGGTCAGCGTGGATGTCGACGGGAACCAGGCCTACCGGCTGGCGCTGCAGACGCGGGAGCAGCACATCCGCAGGGAGAAGGCCACCAGCAACATCTGCACCGCCCAGGTGCTGCTGGCGGTGGTCGCCTCGATGTACGCCGTCTACCACGGTCCCGAAGGGCTGCGCGCCATCGCGACCCGCACCCACCGCATGGCCACCGTGCTGGCCGAGCAGCTGCGGCGGGGCGGTGTGGAGGTCTGCCACGACGACTTCTTCGACACCGTGCTCACCCGTGTCCCCGGCCGTGCCGACGAGGTCGTCGCCGCGGCACGCCGCAACGGTGTGAACCTGCGCAGGGTCGATGCCGACCACGTCGGTATCAGCTGTGACGAGACGACCACCAGGCAGCGGCTGGCCTCGGTCTGGCACGCCTTCGGGCTGGCCGACGACGAGCTCACCCCGGTCGACGAGCTGGACACGCTCGTTTCGGACGCCCTGCCCGCGGCGTTGCAACGCACCACCGAGTACCTGACCCACCCGGTCTTCCACCGGCACCGTTCGGAGACGGCGCTGCTGCGCTACCTGCGCGGGCTCTCCGACTCAGACGTCGCCCTCGACCGCAGCATGATCCCGCTCGGCTCCTGCACCATGAAGCTCAACGCGGCCGCCGAGATGGAGCCGATCACCTGGCCCGCGTTCGGGGAACTGCACCCGTTCGCTCCCGCCGAGGACGCGGCCGGGATACTGCGAGTCGTCGAGGACCTGCGGAACTGGTTGGCCGAGATCACCGGCTACGACACGGTGAGCCTGCAGCCGAACGCGGGCAGCCAGGGGGAGTTCGCGGGCCTGCTGGCGATCCGGGCCTACCATCGCCAACGTGGCCAGCAGCAGCGCGACGTGTGCCTGATCCCGGCCAGCGCCCACGGCACCAACGCGGCCAGCGCCGTCATGGCCGGCTTGCGGGTAGTCGTCGTGCGCTGCGACGACGCGGGCAACATCGAGATGGATCACCTGCGTGAGCTGGTGGACAAGCACCGCGACGAGCTCGCCGCGATCATGATCACCTATCCCTCCACGCACGGTGTCTACGAGAACACGGTGCAGGACGTGTGCGGGCTGGTCCACGACGCGGGTGGCCAGGTCTACGTGGACGGGGCCAACCTCAACGCGCTGATCGGGCTGGCTCGGATGGGCAAGTTCGGTGCCGACGTCTCCCACCTGAACCTGCACAAGACCTTCTGCATCCCGCACGGTGGCGGCGGTCCCGGGGTTGGTCCCATCGGGGTGCGTGAGCACCTCTCGCCGTTCCTGCCGAACCACCCGCTACAGCCGCAGGCGGGTCCGGAGACCGGTGTCGGGCCCATCAGCTCCGCCCCGTGGGGCAGCGCCTCGATCCTGCCGATCTCCTGGGCCTACGTCCGCATGATGGGATCGGACGGACTGCGCCGCGCCACGCTGACGGCCGTCGCCTCGGCCAACTACGTGGCCAAGCGGCTCCACGACTACTTCCCGGTGCTCTACACCGGGAGCGGGGGACTCGTCGCCCACGAGTGCATCCTGGACCTGCGGGAGATCACCAAGGAGGCCGGGGTCTCCGTCGACGACGTGGCCAAGCGGCTCGCGGACTACGGACTGCACGCCCCCACGATGTCGTTCCCGGTCGCGGGCACGCTCATGGTGGAGCCGACGGAGAGCGAGAACCTCGCAGAGCTGGACCGTTTCTGCGACGCGATGATCGCGATCCGCGCCGAGATCGACAAGGTCGCGGCGGGAACGTGGTCGGTCGAGGACAACCCGCTGGTCAACGCTCCGCACACCGCCGCCTCGCTGGCGGGGGAGTGGGAGCACCCCTACAGCCGGTGGGAGGCCGCGTACCCGACGGGTAGTCCGGAGAACAAGATCTGGCCCCCCGTCCGGCGGATCGACCAGGCGCACGGGGACCGCAACCTGGTGTGTTCCTGCCCGCCCATGTCGGCTTACGAGGGGTAA
- a CDS encoding HesB/YadR/YfhF-family protein yields MLTISENAAEVIKLILVGGESPEGAGLRISSPEGQASPDGLEAAVANAPEDSDQIVEQSGVRVFLDEQAATVLGDKTLDAERDDNGELGLTVSE; encoded by the coding sequence ATGCTCACCATCAGCGAGAACGCGGCCGAGGTCATCAAGCTGATCTTGGTCGGCGGAGAGTCCCCCGAGGGGGCCGGTCTGCGTATCAGCTCGCCCGAGGGGCAGGCTTCGCCAGACGGTCTGGAGGCGGCTGTCGCCAACGCTCCGGAGGACAGCGACCAGATCGTCGAGCAGTCCGGTGTGCGGGTCTTCCTGGACGAACAGGCCGCCACGGTGCTCGGGGACAAGACGCTGGACGCCGAGCGGGACGACAACGGGGAACTCGGCCTGACGGTCAGTGAGTGA
- a CDS encoding 3-methyladenine DNA glycosylase: protein MRYWTLPHRERQQRGEKHPVMDFLFTYYTQRPSKLERWQPGFGVALEDGAKFLGRSGYTETPDGVTVAPEALTPRLLDTADFVHRLLSTTESRPAQLGCFGMHEWAMVYRLTQDELRHSEWPLRLGIQGTNEVVESMRIQCSHYDAFRFFSTAARPRNTLQPTQQDRVNLEQPGCLHNNMDVFKWCYKLDPLVPAELTADAFELAAEIRELDMRASPYDLSELGYSPVAIETAPGRAEYVREQRAFTERASALRQRLIETCRQLLEQRVG from the coding sequence ATGCGGTACTGGACGCTGCCGCACCGCGAGCGGCAACAGCGGGGCGAGAAGCACCCGGTGATGGACTTTCTCTTCACGTACTACACTCAGCGCCCGTCGAAGCTGGAGCGCTGGCAACCGGGTTTCGGCGTGGCACTGGAGGACGGCGCGAAGTTCCTCGGCCGAAGCGGATACACCGAGACGCCGGACGGCGTGACGGTCGCGCCCGAGGCGCTGACACCTCGGCTGCTCGACACCGCCGACTTCGTGCACCGTCTGCTGAGCACCACGGAATCACGCCCGGCACAGCTGGGGTGCTTCGGGATGCACGAGTGGGCCATGGTCTACCGGCTCACCCAGGACGAGCTGCGGCACTCGGAATGGCCGCTGCGCCTGGGGATCCAGGGCACGAACGAGGTCGTCGAGTCGATGCGCATCCAGTGCAGCCACTACGACGCGTTCCGGTTCTTCAGCACGGCCGCCCGGCCGCGCAACACGTTGCAACCCACGCAGCAGGACCGGGTCAACCTCGAACAGCCCGGCTGTCTGCACAACAACATGGACGTCTTCAAGTGGTGCTACAAGCTCGACCCCCTCGTGCCGGCCGAGCTGACGGCCGATGCCTTCGAGCTGGCCGCCGAGATCCGCGAACTGGACATGCGTGCCAGTCCCTACGACCTCAGCGAACTTGGCTACTCGCCCGTGGCGATCGAGACGGCTCCCGGTCGCGCCGAGTACGTCCGCGAGCAGCGGGCCTTCACCGAACGAGCGAGCGCGCTGCGGCAGCGCCTGATCGAAACGTGCCGGCAACTGTTGGAACAGCGCGTGGGGTGA
- a CDS encoding hemolysin family protein, translated as MSDGAAIGLTVLLLLLNALFVGAEFSLLSSRRDRLEALREQGVQRANTVIRASEEGSLMLTSAQLGITLCSLGLGRLGEPAVAHQLDRLLGPIPVPSVLVHAVSFAIALAIVVVLHVLVGEMVPKNLAIADPERLALWLVPALVGFVKIARPFIALFNMLANGVLRLLRVQPKEDLETAYTSSELAELLVESRREGLLDQSEHRRLAKTLSSLESTVNDVLVPLGELTTLPGDPTLTDVEEAVSSTGFSRFPVRGEGGKLMGYLHVKDVLDQAGSSPNTLVPTSRIRTLPTVRARARLDDALTALRRTGSHLATAIDDGGRPLGVVALEDLVEEYVGTVRDGTHVA; from the coding sequence ATGAGCGACGGTGCGGCCATCGGACTCACCGTGCTGCTTCTGCTGCTCAACGCACTGTTCGTGGGCGCGGAGTTCTCGCTGCTGTCATCCCGCCGGGACCGGCTGGAAGCACTGCGTGAGCAGGGGGTGCAACGGGCGAACACAGTGATCAGGGCCAGCGAGGAAGGCTCGCTGATGCTGACCAGCGCCCAGCTGGGCATCACGCTCTGCTCACTGGGACTGGGCCGGTTGGGCGAACCGGCCGTGGCGCACCAGCTCGACCGGCTGCTGGGTCCGATCCCGGTCCCCTCGGTGCTGGTACACGCGGTCTCCTTCGCGATCGCACTGGCCATCGTGGTGGTGCTGCACGTACTGGTCGGCGAGATGGTGCCGAAGAACCTCGCGATCGCCGATCCGGAACGGCTGGCACTGTGGCTGGTCCCCGCCCTGGTGGGGTTCGTCAAGATCGCCCGACCGTTCATCGCGCTGTTCAACATGCTGGCCAACGGGGTGCTGCGGCTGCTCCGGGTGCAGCCCAAGGAGGACCTGGAGACGGCCTATACCTCCTCGGAGCTGGCCGAGCTACTGGTGGAGTCCCGACGCGAGGGGCTGCTGGACCAGTCCGAGCACCGCAGGCTGGCGAAAACGCTGTCGTCGCTGGAGAGCACCGTCAACGACGTGCTGGTTCCGCTGGGAGAGCTGACCACGCTGCCCGGCGATCCCACGCTGACGGACGTGGAGGAGGCGGTCTCCTCCACTGGCTTCTCCCGTTTCCCGGTTCGCGGCGAAGGCGGCAAGCTGATGGGCTACCTGCACGTCAAGGACGTGCTGGACCAGGCGGGCAGCTCGCCGAACACGCTGGTACCGACCTCGCGGATCCGCACGCTGCCCACCGTGCGGGCGCGAGCCCGGCTGGACGACGCGCTGACGGCGCTGCGGCGTACCGGTAGCCACCTGGCCACGGCCATCGACGACGGCGGCAGACCGCTCGGCGTGGTGGCGCTGGAGGACCTGGTCGAGGAGTACGTCGGCACCGTCCGCGACGGCACCCACGTGGCGTGA
- a CDS encoding hemolysin family protein yields MDVVLAILGLLFVGVLTFGTALAVAAEFSLTTLERSTIDTHVAEVGDRRSRSVRRAHSTLSFQLSGAQVAITLTTLVTGYVAEPLIGDLLRPVISAVGVPMSVAVPAALVLAIFLATTLSMVFGEMVPKNLAIARPLPTARAVSGYHATFSRVFSPLINSMNNSANWVIRKMGVEPQEELRSARSPDELGSIVRSSAEHGTLDEATAALMDRSLRFGERTAQELMTPRVRVESLGAEDSVLELINTARRTGFSRFPVHGGDLDNVHGVVHVKQAFGVPSRERAEKSVGSLTRPVPTVPESLDGDALLERLRGSGLQLALVVDEYGGTAGIVTLEDVVEEIIGDVRDEHDRREVAAVRRTGGSSWNISGLLRADELEEATGFAMPEGDYETVAGFVLSRLGRIPTAGDRIQQDDWTLTVTGMDRHRIAELRLQRHASDSDPRELSTNTARQREVSR; encoded by the coding sequence ATGGACGTTGTGCTAGCGATCCTGGGGCTGCTGTTCGTCGGAGTGCTCACGTTCGGCACGGCGCTGGCCGTGGCCGCCGAGTTCTCGCTGACCACACTGGAACGCAGCACCATCGACACCCACGTCGCCGAAGTCGGTGACCGACGTTCCAGGTCGGTGCGGCGTGCGCACAGCACGCTCTCCTTCCAGCTCTCCGGGGCGCAGGTCGCGATCACCCTCACCACCCTGGTCACCGGTTACGTGGCCGAGCCGCTGATCGGCGACCTGCTGCGCCCGGTGATCAGCGCGGTCGGGGTCCCCATGAGCGTGGCCGTGCCGGCCGCGCTCGTGCTCGCGATCTTCCTGGCGACCACGCTGTCGATGGTCTTCGGCGAAATGGTCCCCAAGAACCTGGCCATCGCGCGGCCGCTGCCGACGGCCAGGGCTGTTTCGGGGTACCACGCCACGTTCTCCCGCGTGTTCAGCCCGCTGATCAACAGCATGAACAACAGCGCCAACTGGGTCATCCGGAAGATGGGGGTCGAACCGCAGGAGGAACTGCGTTCGGCTCGCTCGCCCGACGAACTCGGTTCCATCGTGCGCTCCAGTGCGGAACACGGCACGCTCGACGAGGCCACCGCCGCCCTGATGGACCGCTCGCTGCGGTTCGGCGAGCGCACCGCCCAGGAACTGATGACCCCTCGGGTCCGGGTGGAATCGCTCGGCGCCGAGGACAGCGTGCTCGAACTGATAAACACCGCCCGCCGCACCGGGTTCTCCCGGTTCCCGGTGCACGGTGGCGATCTCGACAACGTGCACGGGGTAGTGCACGTCAAGCAGGCCTTCGGGGTGCCCTCCCGGGAACGCGCCGAGAAGTCGGTGGGCTCGCTGACACGGCCGGTACCCACGGTTCCGGAGAGTCTGGACGGCGACGCGCTGCTGGAACGGTTGCGGGGCTCCGGACTGCAGCTGGCGCTGGTGGTCGACGAGTACGGCGGCACGGCGGGAATCGTGACCCTGGAGGACGTCGTCGAGGAGATCATCGGTGACGTGCGCGACGAGCACGACCGACGCGAGGTGGCGGCGGTACGGCGCACCGGTGGTTCCAGCTGGAACATATCGGGACTGCTGCGCGCGGACGAACTGGAGGAGGCCACCGGATTCGCGATGCCGGAAGGGGACTACGAGACGGTGGCCGGCTTCGTGCTCTCCCGGTTGGGCCGCATACCCACCGCGGGCGACCGGATCCAACAGGATGACTGGACGCTGACGGTCACCGGCATGGACCGGCACCGCATCGCGGAGTTGCGGCTGCAGCGGCATGCGTCGGACTCCGATCCCCGAGAGCTGTCCACGAACACCGCGCGCCAGCGGGAGGTGTCACGATGA
- a CDS encoding TIGR03086 family metal-binding protein, translating to MELLPAHRVAMREFDNRVRRVEVDQLDNATPCDEWKVRDLLNHLVSEQLWVPWLLNGHTLREVGDRFDGDLVGEAPQAAWDRASSAARAAWDGASLSGRVHVTGGTIPTEDYGWQMTLDLTVHAWDLARGIGVDTGLDPELVEAVRAVFEPHVAELADSGLFAPPQPVDESAAPQTRLLAMLGRKP from the coding sequence ATGGAACTGTTGCCCGCGCACCGGGTGGCGATGCGCGAATTCGACAACCGCGTCCGGCGCGTCGAAGTCGACCAGCTGGACAACGCCACCCCCTGTGACGAGTGGAAGGTGCGCGACCTGCTCAATCACCTGGTCAGCGAGCAGCTGTGGGTACCGTGGCTGCTGAACGGCCACACCCTGCGGGAGGTCGGTGACAGGTTCGACGGCGATCTGGTGGGCGAGGCGCCCCAGGCCGCCTGGGACAGGGCCAGCTCCGCGGCACGGGCCGCCTGGGACGGCGCCTCGCTGTCCGGCCGGGTGCACGTCACGGGCGGAACGATCCCCACCGAGGACTACGGCTGGCAGATGACGCTGGACCTCACCGTGCACGCGTGGGACCTGGCGAGGGGCATCGGGGTCGACACCGGGCTCGACCCGGAACTGGTGGAAGCGGTACGCGCGGTGTTCGAACCGCACGTGGCGGAACTCGCCGACTCAGGGCTCTTCGCGCCCCCGCAACCGGTCGACGAGTCGGCGGCGCCGCAGACCCGCCTGCTGGCGATGCTCGGCAGGAAACCCTGA